The genomic DNA CAGGGTCGGCATCATCGGCCCCAACGGCTGCGGGAAAACGACCCTGCTGCGTATGGTCATCGGTGAGGAGCTGCCCGATTCGGGGAAGGTGGTGCTGGGGAAGAAGACCCGTATAGCCTATTTCGACCAGCAGCGTGCGCTTCTCGATCCGGAGGCCACCATCTACGATTTCTTCGGCGATGGTGACTATGTCACTGTTCGCGGCGAGCGGCGCCACAAAATCGGCTACCTTGAGGACTTCCTCTTCCGGCCCGACGACCGCCGGCGGAAAATAGGTACGCTTTCGGGTGGAGAGAAGAGCCGGCTGATCCTTGCCAGGCTTATGCTGGAGGAGGCGAACCTCCTCATCCTCGACGAGCCCACCAACGATCTCGACATCCCGACCCTGCAGCTCCTCGATGCAGCCCTGACCGACTTCCCCGGCTGTGTCCTGGTAGTGACCCATGACCGGTTTTTTCTGGACAAGGTAGCCACCGGGATTCTCGCGTTCGGGCAGGGGGGACGAGCTACGTTCTACGAGGGGAACTATACTCTGTACCGGCAACTGAAAGACGAGGAAGAGCAACCGCAGCCCGTATCGGGAAAATCTGCGCCTCAGGCCCGCCGAGAAGAGAAACAGAAGCCGAAGCGCGGGCTTACCTACGCGGAGCGGCTTGAACTGGAGCGGGTCGAAGCGGAGATAGCCGAGCTGGAGGGGCGGAAGGCGGAAGTAGAACGGATGCTGGCCGATCCTTCGGGGTATGAAGGGTTTCCGGGTGGGATCGGTGCACTTTCCAGCGATTACGATGAGGTTCAGCGGCTGCTCTCGGAACGCTACGATCGCTGGGAAGAGCTGGAACTGAAAAAGGAGGAGGGTACATGCCGACCCTGATGTTCATGCTGATGATGTTCTGTGCGGGAATAACGGTTGCACTGCAGCCTTCCATAAACGCGCGGCTGGCGCAGAAGGTGGGGATCCTGGAGAGTGCCTGCATCTCCTTCGCCGTCGGTACGGTTGCACTGCTGCTGGTGGTCCTCGTTTCCGGCAGGGTCGGCTTTCGCGGAGCCGGCGGGGCACTGTGGTGGGAGTGGACCGGAGGGCTCCTGGGGGCGCTGTTCGTTTCGACTACCATAGTTGCAGTGCCCAGGATCGGTACCGCAGCGGCGATGGCCGCCACCATAGCCGCGCAGTTGATGACCGGCATACTTCTCGATCATTTCGGGCTTTTCGGGCTCAAGCAGGTTCCCTTCGATCTTAAACGGCTTGCGGGAATGCTTCTTCTCCTGGCGGGCGCGGCGCTGGTCTTCCGCCGCTGAGAGAATCGCCAGCGCCACCTGTCGTTCATAAAAAAAAGCCCTTAGAAGGGCTTTTTTTATGAGTGTTCTGCCCGTCATGCACGCAGCTTGAACCGCCCTACCTGCTGCTGAAGGTCTTCCGACAGCTCGGTCAGCCTGGTTGCAGCTGCGGCGGTTTCCTGGGCGCCCCGTGAGGTTTCCTGGACGACGTTCGTGATCATGTGGATGTTGCTGCTGATCTCGCTCGTGGTCGAATTCTGCTGCTCCGCTGCGGTTGCGATCTGGTTTACCTGCATGGTGACCGAATTGATCTTGTCGAGGATTTCACGAAGAGCATCCCCTGATCTGCCGGCCTCTTCGGTCCCTTTTTCCACTTCCCGCACACCCTCTTCCATGGTATTGACCGCGCTCTTTGTGTCGAGCTGGATGGTTTTGATCATCTCGCCTATTTCTCTTGTCGCTTTGGTCGTACGTTCCGCCAGGGCGCGCACTTCGTCCGCCACCACGGCGAAGCCGCGTCCCTGCTCTCCGGCGCGAGCCGCTTCTATTGCAGCATTCAGGGCGAGCAGGTTGGTTTGATCGGCTATATCCTCTATGGTCCCTATTATCTCGCCGATATGGTCCGAACGCTTTCCAAGGACCTCGATGGTGGAAGCGGACTGCTTGACCTTCCCGGCGATCTGGTTCATTACCGCTACGGTCTTTTCGACCACTGCGGTTCCTGCCTGGGCAGATTCCGTTGCCACCTTGGATTCCTCGGCGGCATTGAGGCAGTTCTCGGCTATTTCGCACGAGGTGGCAGCCATCTCCTCGCTTGCAGTGGCTACCGTGCCGGTCTGGGTCACTGCGTCGCCGATCCCCTCAACCATCTTTCCAGAGGTGGCCGAAAGTTGACCGGCCGCGGCGGAAAGGTCGGTGGCGGTCTGCGCTATGCGGGAAACCATGTCGTGCATCTTTTCCATCAGCCGGTTTATACCATCCGCCAGGCTCCCTATTTCATCGTCAGAAGAATGATCCAGCTTCTTCGTCAGGTCGCCACCGCCGCTCGCCAGTTCATCTACTGTGGAGGAGAAGTGGAGGATGTGCCGAATTATCGCCCTGCTGAAGAACAGGTACATGGTTACGAGCAGCAGCAGGAATGCAGTCACTCCCGCTGCCACGAGCGCAAGTGTAAGCTTCCGAGAGCTGTCATACCCTTCCTGGATCGATGTGGTGAGTAGGAGACCGCCCAGGTACCTGGGGCCGGAGTCGTGGCATGACTGGCACCGCTGTTCGTTCAGCAGCGGAACAGCCATGTTGAGGGTGTGTACGCCGTTCGCTACTGTTTCGAACTCCACGGGCTGCCCCTTCTCGAATGCCTGTTTGACGGAGGGAATGGGTGCTCCGGCCTCCTTTTCGGTCTCCTTCCCATCGGCGTCCGTTATTTTCAGGTCCAGGAGGAACTTTCTTTCTTTAGCTTCCCTTATATAGCGGCTGACCTCTTTGGAGTCCCCCTTCATCATGTATTCGTCAATATCCTTGAGGATGATCGCTGCGACGTTCCGGGTCTGGTTCCGCTCGAGCTTCATGGTTGCGTTCCACTGGAGCCAGATCGAGATGGCCCCGAGGGAAACGAATCCGATGGTGAGGGTGGCTCCAAGAATCGCGAGTACCTTGAAAGTCAGCTTTTTCTTTAGCATATATTCACACTCCTTCGTTTCTACACCGGCACATAACGTTGGTTCATCGTATCGACCGCCACCATTCAATCTTTAGTGTGAAACTACGTCGGGCCTCAGAGGTGGCCTTGCGCGTTTTGCTAAAGACCCCGGAGGGTGGGGACGATATGAAGCCTTAAAACATGATCTTGAAGGAGCACATATGAATGAACCAGTCGTTCAGGTTCCAGCTTCAGGCTTTGTTCTAGCCGATATTGCCGATCTCGCGGCGGAGACCGGGAGGGAAACATGAGGAAATCAATTCTGATAGCAGTCATCGCAGCCCTCATGGCTGCCGCACCTTCGCATGCGGGTGTCAAGACTGTGGGACGGGGGGATACCCTCAATTTCGATCCCTCCGGCTTCCCTCCCGCAATGAGGACCAACTTCGATATCCTGAGGATCAAGTGTGTGAAATGCCACACTATGGAACGCACGGTCGTGGCAATAACTACCGGAATTGCTCCCATCACTTCACAGCCCTTCGACCGGAACGCGACCAAGATGTACGGCATAAAGATGATGCGCAAGCCTGACTCCAACATGAACAAGCAGGAGGTCAAGGCCACGGTGGATCTGATGAATTATCTGCTTGACCAGGCGGCGCGCTGAATAACGGTCTGAGCAAAGGAGGATCTTATGAATAAAGCTGCGTGGATATTTTTTCTCCTGTTGACCGCCTGGCCGTTTTCTGGCCGGGCCGAGGAGATAGTGATTGCAGGGGGAGGGGCGGCCATCGCACACGTTTTCGCCCCAATGAAGGAGGATTTCGAGAAGAACACCGGAATAGTCCTTACACTTAAGCCGATGAATGCGGTTAAGGCGCTTGTCACGCTTCAGGAGGAGAAAGCCGATGCGGCAACGGCCGCGCATTCGTTGAGGGACCTCGTGCAGAACGGCGCCCGGGACGGAATCAAGCTTGACGCTTCCGCATTCAGGAGCATGGAGGTCGCGCAGAATCGCCTCGTGGTCATGGTCAACAAGGCGAACCGGATTTCCGCCCTCGACAGGTCTCAGCTGCGGGACCTCTTCTCCGGCAGGATCACCAACTGGAAAGAGCTGGGAGGAGCCGACGAGCCTGTCACCGTCGTGTGGGGGACGGACACTGTCGGGCAGAATTCCCAGTTCGTAAGGGAGGTTCTGGATGGGGAGCCGGTGTCTTCTGCTGCGCTGAAAGTCACCGACTACCTGAGCATCAGGGACAAGGTCGCATCCGTTCCGGGTGCCGTGGGGATAGATCCTCAAGGCTTTGTGAATGCGAGCATTAATGTCCCGGATATACCCCTGATATCGAGTCCGATCATGCTGTTCACCAAGGGAGAGCCTCCGCCCAAGATCAAAAAGCTCCTGGAGTTTTACGAAGCGGAGTTCTCCTTTGTCCAGTGATGTTTTCGCTGGCGAAGCTGCGTCAATAGGCGCTAATGCGCCGGTTTCACTTGTGAATCACTGACTGTTCTGCTATAAAACATACGCCCGAAGGGGGCAACGGTGCGTGCGGTTCATCTGCAGCACCGTCCTCTTTTTTTGTGGCGAGCCGGCGACGGTGACGATCCACCCTGCCGGTGAACGGAGAAAAAAGATGGTGCGAAACTCGAAGTTAGGGGTCCGGCTTATCGGATCG from Geobacter sp. DSM 9736 includes the following:
- a CDS encoding DMT family transporter; protein product: MPTLMFMLMMFCAGITVALQPSINARLAQKVGILESACISFAVGTVALLLVVLVSGRVGFRGAGGALWWEWTGGLLGALFVSTTIVAVPRIGTAAAMAATIAAQLMTGILLDHFGLFGLKQVPFDLKRLAGMLLLLAGAALVFRR
- a CDS encoding methyl-accepting chemotaxis protein, whose amino-acid sequence is MLKKKLTFKVLAILGATLTIGFVSLGAISIWLQWNATMKLERNQTRNVAAIILKDIDEYMMKGDSKEVSRYIREAKERKFLLDLKITDADGKETEKEAGAPIPSVKQAFEKGQPVEFETVANGVHTLNMAVPLLNEQRCQSCHDSGPRYLGGLLLTTSIQEGYDSSRKLTLALVAAGVTAFLLLLVTMYLFFSRAIIRHILHFSSTVDELASGGGDLTKKLDHSSDDEIGSLADGINRLMEKMHDMVSRIAQTATDLSAAAGQLSATSGKMVEGIGDAVTQTGTVATASEEMAATSCEIAENCLNAAEESKVATESAQAGTAVVEKTVAVMNQIAGKVKQSASTIEVLGKRSDHIGEIIGTIEDIADQTNLLALNAAIEAARAGEQGRGFAVVADEVRALAERTTKATREIGEMIKTIQLDTKSAVNTMEEGVREVEKGTEEAGRSGDALREILDKINSVTMQVNQIATAAEQQNSTTSEISSNIHMITNVVQETSRGAQETAAAATRLTELSEDLQQQVGRFKLRA
- a CDS encoding cytochrome C — its product is MRKSILIAVIAALMAAAPSHAGVKTVGRGDTLNFDPSGFPPAMRTNFDILRIKCVKCHTMERTVVAITTGIAPITSQPFDRNATKMYGIKMMRKPDSNMNKQEVKATVDLMNYLLDQAAR
- a CDS encoding substrate-binding domain-containing protein produces the protein MNKAAWIFFLLLTAWPFSGRAEEIVIAGGGAAIAHVFAPMKEDFEKNTGIVLTLKPMNAVKALVTLQEEKADAATAAHSLRDLVQNGARDGIKLDASAFRSMEVAQNRLVVMVNKANRISALDRSQLRDLFSGRITNWKELGGADEPVTVVWGTDTVGQNSQFVREVLDGEPVSSAALKVTDYLSIRDKVASVPGAVGIDPQGFVNASINVPDIPLISSPIMLFTKGEPPPKIKKLLEFYEAEFSFVQ